The stretch of DNA ACTCCGCATATTCCCCGGACCTTCCAGGATGTGCTGCGACCGGCAAGACCCGCGAAGAGGCGGAGAAGAATATGCACGAGGCGATTGCGTTTCATATCGATGGCCTGAAGGAGGACGGGCTCCCGATTCCCGAGGGGAAGTTTTCTGCTTCGTGGGTTTTGGTTTGAGATATCTCAGACCAAAAATAGGTTTATAGGTTTCATTTCTGTTGATATTGTTTAGATGATCCGGGGGAGAGATCGTTTCGAACTTTACTGCACTTAACTGCAGTAAAGCAGTAAACAAAATATGAATATGATGATCATTTTTAAAAGACTCCATGTTTGTAGAGGGATGCTTGCCTGTTATGAATGTGGCTTAATCGCATTTGGTGGGGAAAGGAACTCTCTTCTCTTTTCTATTCCATCATTGTAAAAATTAAAGAAATGAGTTTACGAGATATTATTTCTGCATCATTTGTGGATCGGGAGATTGAAGAAGCGGAATATTTATTCGGAAAAAATCATCATAGAGCAGCTGGAGCATTGGCAGGTGTTGCATTGGAACAACATCTTAGAACTCTTTGCGATAAATATCAAATTGACTATGGAAAAAAAGATACAATCGAACCTCTAGTTCAAAAATTATATAAAAATAATAAATTAGACAGCACTCAAATGAAAAATATCCAGCATTTAGCAAGTATTCGTGATAAATGCGATCATCCCTCTGAAATAAAAAAAGAAGAGGTGAAAGAATTAATTGAAAGAGTTAAGAAGATAGTTTAATTTTTGATGAAAAATGCGAGGGAAGGGATTCGAACCCTCGAACTGCTAACAGACTGGACCCTAAATCCAGCGCCTTTGACCAAGCTCGGCAACCCTCGCAAAAAATGCAGAATAAAATAGTCATTGGAATTAGATAAAGAATCTCTTTCTTTGGGATTTTATTTTCAAAAAATATTCTAGGTTTCGAAAGGGTGAAAGCCCTTCAGTTGGCAACCCCGGCACCGGCGGCCAAGCCGCCGGACGGCCCCTGCCTAGGGGCCTTGCCTTAAGATAGACATCTCAATGCACGCTCAGGGAACCGACGAGGGTCCCCTGAGCTGTTGAATTTTTTTTGGTAATTCTATTCTGCAAACGCTATGAATTTATCGCGTCTCACCGCTCAAGGGATACTTGCCTATCCCCGGAACGGCCAGGCGGCGAGGGGTTGTCGACGTTGTGTTTGATGGAGACTCCCGGAGAGAAAAAAGTATTACTAAAATGCAACCTAGTACAACTAACGTTCGTCCACAAACCCGGAAAAAATCGCTCCCCTGTCTTTCGTTCCCCGAAAATCCATAGTAATTAAACGTCCTTTACTCCTTCTGCCCCCTCCGGCGTCAAATAAAAGATAAAAAGAGCCCGAATCACAGAAATAATGTTGAAATCAAAACCTTTATCCCTACTCTCGGATTAAAAACTTAATACCTAAATGGGTTTGGACATGGCTGGTGAAATACCATACACTGAAATTTTCCATATTTTCGCCGCAGCGGTCGTTTGCTTTGTTATTTATGTATCCATAGACCTGCTGTTCAGGCTCCCGGAGAAGGGAGGAGTCCGCGGGGCCGACGCAATCGGGAAGTCAATCGAATCGGCCGGAGGTGACCTTAACGGCGGATTCATGATGGGAAACATCGTCTGTTCCCCCGATGCATCCGCAGGAACACTCCTTGCCGCATGCGGCGTGTACACGTTCGGGATCGCCGGCGGACTCGTCGCGGCAGTCCTGGTATTCATCGGGAACAGGATCTGCTACGACAAAGGCTACGCCGGGACCACCGGTGCGATCGTCGCGACATTCGTGATCTATGCACTCTCTGAATACGCCGGGTTCTCGCCCGAACAGTTCATCGCCGGAATGGTAATCGCCATACTCGTGATACAGGGCATATCGCAGAAATATGCGAGCCGGCTCCTCGGGGCACTGTGGAGGATTCGGTCATGATCGCCGTCGCAGTAACAGCAGTGATCGCAGTCTATGCAGTGATCAGGATAATAGCCGAGAAGGAGACGCTCAGGAAGTTCACCTATCTCAATGTCATGAACTTCGCAATCGCCGCGACCATCCCTCTGCTGATCGCAGACCCGCTCGCATTGATCGCAGCGATCGCGTACTTCGTCGGCTCAACGCTCGAATCGAATGCCATCGCAAGTGCATATGCATTAAGGAGGGACGGGAAATGATCTGGTATCTCCAGCTAATCTTCGGGCTCATGGCAATCGGCGGTGCGACCGTCGCGGCAATATGGAAGAATCCCTTCGACAAACTGATCGCGATCGGTATAATCGGGGCCGGGATAATGCCGTTCCTCGCCGAAAAGGGATACCTTGACGTTGTCATACTTGTATCGCTGATAATCCCTGTCTCGACCATAATCCTGCTCCGCATCGTAAGGGGGGATGAATCATAGACGCCCTCATCATACTCGGGCTCGGGATACTATTCATCGGCGGACTATCGGCTGCATTCCCTAACCCAAAGACCTACGTCAACCGGATAATCAATATCGAGGTCGCGTCCTTTGGGCTCCTGCTCGTAATGCTCGTATACGACGAGACGATCGCACTCCTGACCTTCATCGCCGTAACCGCGATAACAACCTTCGTGCTTGTCAGGGTCATAGAGAGGAGGGAGGCCGCATGACCGGCATAATCAGGCGGATCTCGCGGACTCTCCAGAACCACAACAACCTTGTCGGCGTCTACGCCGCGGTCGTGATCGCGGTAATCGCCGTCGGGCTGCTGCTCCAGTCGCCGCTGACATACGACGAAAACCAGCTATACCCAAAGACCATCGACAATACCAGCCCACTGAACCCCTACGACAGGGGCGGAGCACCGTTCGAGAAGGCCGACGTCGTATCCCAGTATCCTGAAAACGAACCATATCTCGGGTTCGTAACCGGATACCTCACCCCGGTATCGCTCCTGATATCCCAGCTCAACATGTTCATGGGAACAACAATCGTATCGCACCCGGGTGGAATCATCGACGAGATCCTCTACAATACGAGAGGCCTCGATACGATATTCGAAACCAGCATCCTGTTTGTCGCGTTCACGATAGCCATGTTCCTGTTCAACAGGAGGAGGGAGGAATAATGTTCGTCTATAACCTCTCCTCCGAATACGAACTTGCGCTGATAATCACGCTCGTATGCGTAATAATCGCGTTTTGGGCGATGGTCCGGGAGAAGGAGGACCTGCACAGGCTTATTCTCACCGACCTCGTAGAGATCATGAGCCTCGTAATCATCGCACTCGTCGCGACCGATCTCGCCGAAGCCCTGATCCTTCCCGGCCTGGTCGTCGGGATCGCCGAACTCCTCGCACTCTCGGAGCTTTACATCGAAAAGGAAAACCTCAGGAAAGACCCGGAGAACGTGCTCCATATCGAGGTCATGGACTCCGCACCCGGCATACTTGCGGTCATATTCGTGATCTACGGCATCATACTCTCCGGGTTCACCGGCGGTGCCGTCGCAGGACTCGGGCTCGTCTTCTACTTCATGTGCAGGGGAAGCAGCGAGAAGAGGGAGATCATCGAGACCGTCAGCGGTTACGCCTGGGCCTGCTGGGTCGTGGCATTCATCGTATTCATGGCCCTGCCCCAGTACTGGTTCTTCGGCGTGATCATCGCAGGTGCGGGAATATTTGCAAAGGTTGCGGCCAAGATGTCAGTCATAGGAACCATGAACGGAGGCGATTCCGATGTATAACCTCCCGTCGCCGCAGATCGAAGGCGACGCCCTCGCCCACATCCCGTTCGGCGATATCGTATACTACATCAGCCCGTATACTCTCGTGCTGTTCATATTCGCACTTGTGTTCACGTGCCTCGCGATCCTCTCGAAGCCCGAGAAGCAGGTCGACATCGCGTTCGGCGGGGATGCGTTCTACACGAAAGTCATCCCCGAGAAGCAGGTGCGGTTCCAGAGGTTCATGGCGATCTCCTGCGGGCTTGCGGCGATGGCCGGCGTTACGACCGGCGACATATTCAACTTCACCCTGCTCACTGCGATGGTCGGCATATGCAACATCGGAATCGTTGCGTCGGTGAAGAACAAACATGTCCTCGACAACGCCTATGAGTACGGGATACTTGCGATGATCGCAACGCTTCCGCTATTCGGCGGTGCGGCGATCATCCTCGCCACGACCGGAACGCTCAGCATGTGGGAGCTTTTCACAGCAGCCGTCACGGTTCCGGTGATCGCGAAGGGACTGCTCGTGATAGGTGTAATCGGCGAGGGAATGGCGCCTGTATATGTAGCGAAGGCTGAAATAACGAGAGCACCCGGAGCGCCCTACGTGCTTATGATCCACGTAAGCTCGCTCCTGATGTTCCTGAGGGTAATCGAGATTATAATATCGATGTGAGGTGTCGGGTATGAAGAAAAAGATGAAGATACTGATGGTTGTATCGGGGCTGATCTGTCTTGCGTCCGCCGTCCTTGCGGGGACGGGGATAATCGACCAGATTGTGATGGTTGCAGCGCTGATAATATTCTTCCCGCTGTTTGTCGTCTCGACATTCCTCACGTGGAAGGCATCCGATCGCGAAGGGGACTACCCGTTTATAGGTTATTGACATGATTTGGTTTCTGCTATACCTGCTGCTCGCCGTTTTCATCGGCCTGCTCTATCACGGAATTCACCGGAAGGTCATCGCGAGGATACAGACGAGGCCCGGCCCGCCGATCTGGCAGGAGTTTTTGCACCTGCTGAAGTTCTCCTTCAAGCAGACCTGGATACCTAAGACCGCGTCGCAGCTGATGTTCGTCGCTATAATCGTGGTCGTGATCGCGATCTGGGTCGGCGGACTCTATGTCCTGCTCACCGGCGGAAGCCTGATGATCCTCTTCGCTATATTCCTGCTCCACAAGATAACCGAACACGGCCTCGGACTCTCATCCGGATCGCCCTACGGTAAGTTCGGTGCGATAAGATCGGTCATATCCGCGGCATCCGAGATCCCGCTCTTCGCGACGGTCGGTGCGATATACATGATCACGGGCTCGCTGATGATCTCGGACATCACAGCCTATGAAGCCGCGAACGGTCCGCTGATCATTCCGGCGTTCCCGATGGCGATCGCGATGTACGTGATCGTGCTCTCGAAGCTCCCCTACAACCCGTTCGGGATAATCGAGGCGAAGGAGATCGTAAGCGGGAACAAGACCGAGCACTTCGGTGTTTGGAGAGCGGGGCTGGAGACCGGATTTTCGATAAAGACCTTCGTCCTTCTCGCGACTTTCGTTACGATCTTCATCGGCGCCCTCCCGCTGTGGCTCATGCTGATTGCCATGCTCGTCCTTATGCTGACGATGTCGTTCATCTGCGCACTGACGCCGATGCTCTCCCCGTACGACGCTGTGACTATACAGGCATTAATAATCGCGTTTGTCGTAATCTATGTAGTGATTACAGGGGTGATCCTATGAGCGGTGCAGGAAGGGCCGGACGGATCGGTCCCGTCGTCGTCGCCGGTGCTGTTATCTATATCGTAATAGCAGTCTGGCAGGCGGTTCTGCATCCGGCAGTTATACCCGAGGCGGTTGCGATTGCAGTGCTCCTTGCCGTATTCTCGTCGGGGCTTGCGATGAAGAACCCGGGCGCGATGAAGAAGGGCGAGATGGCGGCGGTCTGGATCTGCATCCTCCTCTTCGCCGCATACGGAATACTCAGGATCGGAGGGCTGTTATGACCGATTTCATCTACGAAAAGGACCTTACGAATATGAAGCTGAAGATACTATCAAGTCCTTTTCATACGAGGATGGTCGACGAACTCTCGAAGAAGTATGGCATAAGCAGGTCGGCACTGATGAAGACTATGATTGAGAACCTCGACATGTCCCTTCTCGAAAATCTTCCGGCAAGATACAACGCGTGGAAGTCGGATGTGAACGACTCGGAACTCGACAGGGAGATTGGTGCGATGCTCTTCGTGAATTATATTCCCCTGCTTAGCGAAGGGGACGCCGAGTCTGTGCTTGACAAGGCGAAGACGGAAATGGATTCGGGAGTGACCCGTGAAGCGGCGGTCTCGAACGGAATAAAGGAGATGTCGGGGATGATCCGGCGATGAGTATAATACAGAAACTGAAGAACAAGGTCCGTTCCAAATCAATACACGTAAGCTACGTCAACGTCGGTTCGTGCAACGGCTGCGACATCGAGATCCTCGCCTGCCTCTCGCCGAGGTACGACCTCGAACAATACGGGATCTATGTCCACAACAACCCGCGTGAGGCGGATGTCCTCCTGATCACAGGTGCTCTGTGCGAACAGTGGGACGACAAGCTCGTCAGCCTCTGGGAGAAGATCCCCGAGCCTAAGGCGGCGATAACGATAGGAAACTGCCCGGTATCGGGCTGTGTCTTCAACAGGCGGGGGAGCTACGTGAACCCGCCGGTATCGAAGCATATCCCGATTGCCGCATCGATTCCCGGCTGTCCCCCGCGGCCGTCGGAGATCGTGAGCACGATCCTCAGCATTGCCCCTGAGGTATTCAAAGACTTCGAGGAGAAGGGGAAGAAGGAAAAAAGGAAGGAGAAGAAGAAATGAAGAAGATCGTCGATGTATCGCTTCCTATAGGTCCGGTCCACCCGGTATTCAAGGAGCCCGCCCGTATAAAATGCGAGACGATGGGTGAGAGAGTCCTCTCCGCCGAGGTCGAACTCGGCTATGTCAAGAAGGGCATAGAGAAGATCATGTGCGGCCGCCCCTGGCAGGAGGTCATGTTCCTCGCCGAAAGGATCTGCGGGATCTGCTCGGTTATTCACAATATGGTCTTCATCGAAACCGTCGAGAGAGTCTCGGCGATCGAACCCTCCCCAAGAGCGGCATACCTGCGGGTCATCGCCAACGAGCTCGACAGGATGCAGTCGCACATCCTTGCGAACTACTCATACTGTTATACGATAGAGCACGAGACCCTCGCGATGTATCTCCTCAATATCCGTGAGACCGTCATGGACCAGATCGAGCTTCTCACAGGGGCGAGGGTGACCTGCGCCTACATCATCCCCGGCGGGGTGAGGTTTGACTTCAGGCCGGAAGAAGTGGCGAAACTGAGAGCCGCACTCCTGAAGATTGAATCGGACGTCAAAAGATTCCAGGGAATGTTTGCGAACGGGCGGATGATCTCGCTCCGGAGTAAAAGCGTCGGAATTCTCACTCCCGAGGAGGCGAGGATCGCCCATGCGGTCGGACCGACTGCAAGGGCGAGTGGCCTTCGGATCGACGAGAGGCTCAATCACCCGACATACAAACTGCTTGATTTCGAGCCGATCGTCCGCGACGAGTGCGACAACTATGCACGGGTAATGATCCGTTTCCAGGAGGTCATGCAGAGCATCGCGATAATCAGGAGATGCCTCGACGAACTTCCGGGCGGCCTGATCCGGAACGGCGGCGAAGTCGGTGCAGGCTCGTTCGTGTGGAAAGGCGAAGCACCGAGAGGAGAGCTCACTTACGATCTCAAGACCGACGAATTCGGGCGGATCATCGAGATCGCGATAATGACCCCTTCGATCATGAACATCGAGGCGTGCGGGCATTACATGCTTAAGGGAATCGATTCTGCGGCCGATATCACGGCGACTTTCATAAGTTCGGACCCGTGCATCGCGTGCAACGAGAGGTGAATGGGTTGTCTTCGTCCATTATATATTACCTAAAGGAGTTCTGCCGGCCCGAATGGTGGAGGAAGTTCCTCTTCGCAAAGACGCCTCCACTGGTAACACCGGCCCATTTCAGGGGCTATCCCGAGCTCACGGGAAACGAGTGCTCTCATGAATTAAGATGCATGATGATCTGCCCTTCGCCTGGTGCGATAGAAGTCCTGAAGGGCGATGACGGCAAGTGGGCGCCTGTGATATACAAGGGTCACTGCATCCGTTGCGGGCTCTGTGTCGAGGCCTGCCCTGATAATGTTTTAAAGAGCGGTGATATCCTTGAAAGAAACGAGGACGATAAGACATATTTCCTTGCCACATATCACCTGCACGTGGACAATGCGAAATGCATGCGTTGCGGAAACTGTGCGGTCGCCTGCCCGGTGAACAAGGAAGAGGACCCCCGGCTCGGCTCGACGGGAACGTCTTCCAACGACGATGTAATAATGCGGGTAAAGGAAGGAAACCTGACGTTCCTTCATCCCGAAAAATGCACCGGCTGCAAGACCTGCGAGGAGACCTGCCCCAACGGTGCGATAACGGTTGCAAGAGTCGTGGAAGGAGCCCAGGATGAAGAGTGATCCTCTTTTGAGATAAGATTTTATTTTATAAAAATAATCAATTATCAATGGTAAAGCACAAATGCGGTTATGAAGAGGACATGCGCTGTAAAAGATGCGGGACTCCCCTGATTGAAAACAAAGGCGGGCTGTATTGTCCGCACTGCGGGAGGCAGGTAACTGTTATCTGCCCCGGCTGCGGAAAGCCCTGGCTATAAGAGCTATAACTCGAAAATCTTTTTTCATACGGGCGGGTGACTGCGGACCCAGCCTGCATATTCTTCCCTGATCTGCTGTATCTCCTCCTCGTCGAGATCTTTTTTCCTCTTTTCCTTCAGGTATTTCTGGAGCTGCCGGGTGATGATTTCGGCTTCCGAGGGAGTTTCTACATCAAGGTATACCTGGACTTTTCCGGGATTTATCGTCTCGCTGCAGACCGGGCATAGCTTCCACTTCTGGTATTTATCCACATAAGTGAAGGACAGGCAGCCGGGACAGCGGATGATAAGATACACTATATAAGTGTAATATGTACATGAATTCATAAAATTATCGGAGGTCCGGATCTTCCGTGATGAGTGTCAGATCTAAAAGAAGATCCGGACTTTGATCAGAGCGATTCGGCTGTCCTGTACATTTCCTTTTGAACCGTTATCAGAAAACGGGCTCCTTCCCCGTACACACCGTCTTCTGTGATCGATATTCCGGTGATGGACAATATCTCACGCGAAAGGAACAGGCCGAGACCGGTATTTTTTCCATAACCCCTGTCGAAGATCTTTTCTTTTTCTGCTTCAGGAATCCCTATTCCGTTGTCTTTGCAGATAATGTTCAGATTACCTTCGTTATCTTCAGATGCTGAAAAATAAATCCCTGTTACTTTTTTCCCGTGCCTTACGGCATTGTCGAACAAGGTGTAGATTACCTTTTCAAAGAGCGGGTCTGCATAGATCTCATAGCCGGTGAGTTCATTTGTAACCGCAAGATCCCTGAAGGCCGCCCTGCCTGTTCTTTCGACGATTCTGCCGATATCGTACCATCCGGGCGATTCAACTCCCATATCCTGGTAATCTTTTGTAAAATTGATCTGCTGCTTAATGTTCTCAAGAGCGCTTTCAATTCTTTTAAATGATTTATACTCCTTTGAATCGGCAGGGATTAGGTCTTCAATCCCCAGCAGGTTCAGGGACATTATAGCAACCGTCAGCTGGTTAAGAATATCGTGGCGGGTAATGCTGTTCATAAGATTTAGTTTGTTGTTTACGATCTTGAGGGTATTTTCCGCTTTTATACGCTCGTTGAGTTCCATTATCGCCGTATCTTTCATATGGCGAAATGCCTGGACTTCGTTTATGAGATTTGAAACATCCTCGCAGATTATGATTGCATTATATTTTCCCGGACTATCCGTCTTTGATGCAACTACCGTGGTGTGCTGGATACGCATGTTCCCGTTATGGAGTTTGGACGGAATCAGGTATTTATGGAGCTGCGAAGAGAAACTATCCGGCGGACCGCCGTTGAATATGAGTTCGAATCTTTTTTGAAAATGCTTATTGTTTAATTTCTCACATTTATCCCTGAGATCCGTTCCTTTTATTCTGTCTTTTTTAATTCCCGACCAGTTTTCGAGGCACCTGTTCCAGAAAAGGACCTGAAATTCAGGGTTGATAACGCAGATGCCTACCGGGAGGGAATCATATAGTGCCAGCTCTTCTTCCCTCTCGTTGATATTTGTGATCATAAGCCGGAGCTCTCTTCAGCGGATATGGTTTCAATTTTTTTCAGGAGCAGATTGAGTGATTCGATTTCAAGCATCAGAAAAATTATTCCTGTGACATTAATATTTTCGACATAAAAATTGGTCGTTGTGAGGAGAACGTTTTCATTATTTGTGGTCTCTTTAAAATCTTTGAGAACTTCGATTTTATCCTCGTAATAGTCGGGAAGCGAGTAACTTATATGTTCCCTGAGGAAATTGCCGATTGATCCCATAACCCCGTTGATAAACAGATTTCCTACTTCCTTCAGCGTCTCTGCTCTTATTGAATCAAGTTCAGGGGTGTCCGGTTTTTCATCGGTGATAGCCATCACCAAGGCTGCAGCACTGCCCGAGGGGAAAACGAGTACTGATGTGCCTGAGAACGGTCCGCTGAAATCAAGCCGTACCTGTGCGCATATTTCGTTTTCGGGAACCAGATCCTGGCTGCCGATATCGTTGATGTTTATAATTTGAACCTGCGGTACACTGAGCCGGATATGAGATGCGGTTATTTCATTGAGAAGAGATGCCGCTTTTCCTACCCCTATATTCATAATCTCGGTGAGTGCGTCGAAGTCTTCAGGGCTGACATTCATATTAATCTCTACTTCCAAGTATCCTGTTTATTGCAGTGGTTAGCTTGTCGTGATTTATCGGTTTGTTGATGAAGTCCGCGGCACCCAGTTCCATGCAGAGATCGTGTGAAGTGTCCTGGATGTCCGCCGAAGCGATTAGAACCGGTATGTCGACAGACTTTCTTTTTAGTTCCTTCAATACTTCGAATCCGTCGAATTCAGGCATAAGGAGATCAAGAATTATCAGATCAGGTTTCTTTTCTATTGCCAGCTCGATTCCTTCGACTCCTCCTTTTGCAGGGATTACTTCATGTCCGGATTTTTTCAGGATTGAGGATATCGTCGTTCTCTGGAATTGTGAATCGTCAACGATTAATATTAATGCCATATCTCTACATCATATATTTAAAAAATTTATAATGAATCTATGTGTTTGACTAAATCGATCATTTGATTTGAGGATCTATTCTCAACTTTCCCTGGTGATTGTTTTGCAGGAGAAATTTGCCAAAAGATTGATCTTATCGGCGGTGATATTCTTTGCGTCGTCTCGAAAGTTTGCTCGAATTCAAAAGATTGTCAGTAAACGTTTGAACGTTTGCCGATCTTTATTCTCCCGATAATTTCTACACCGAAATCGACTTCATGCAATACACGGTAATCACCGATCCTGATGCGAAAGATCTCCTCTTTTATTGTATCGATCTCT from Methanolacinia petrolearia DSM 11571 encodes:
- a CDS encoding chemotaxis protein CheC produces the protein MEVEINMNVSPEDFDALTEIMNIGVGKAASLLNEITASHIRLSVPQVQIININDIGSQDLVPENEICAQVRLDFSGPFSGTSVLVFPSGSAAALVMAITDEKPDTPELDSIRAETLKEVGNLFINGVMGSIGNFLREHISYSLPDYYEDKIEVLKDFKETTNNENVLLTTTNFYVENINVTGIIFLMLEIESLNLLLKKIETISAEESSGL
- a CDS encoding 4Fe-4S binding protein, translating into MSSSIIYYLKEFCRPEWWRKFLFAKTPPLVTPAHFRGYPELTGNECSHELRCMMICPSPGAIEVLKGDDGKWAPVIYKGHCIRCGLCVEACPDNVLKSGDILERNEDDKTYFLATYHLHVDNAKCMRCGNCAVACPVNKEEDPRLGSTGTSSNDDVIMRVKEGNLTFLHPEKCTGCKTCEETCPNGAITVARVVEGAQDEE
- a CDS encoding DUF2106 family protein, which produces MTGIIRRISRTLQNHNNLVGVYAAVVIAVIAVGLLLQSPLTYDENQLYPKTIDNTSPLNPYDRGGAPFEKADVVSQYPENEPYLGFVTGYLTPVSLLISQLNMFMGTTIVSHPGGIIDEILYNTRGLDTIFETSILFVAFTIAMFLFNRRREE
- a CDS encoding HEPN domain-containing protein — its product is MWLNRIWWGKELSSLFYSIIVKIKEMSLRDIISASFVDREIEEAEYLFGKNHHRAAGALAGVALEQHLRTLCDKYQIDYGKKDTIEPLVQKLYKNNKLDSTQMKNIQHLASIRDKCDHPSEIKKEEVKELIERVKKIV
- a CDS encoding EhaG family protein, which produces MFVYNLSSEYELALIITLVCVIIAFWAMVREKEDLHRLILTDLVEIMSLVIIALVATDLAEALILPGLVVGIAELLALSELYIEKENLRKDPENVLHIEVMDSAPGILAVIFVIYGIILSGFTGGAVAGLGLVFYFMCRGSSEKREIIETVSGYAWACWVVAFIVFMALPQYWFFGVIIAGAGIFAKVAAKMSVIGTMNGGDSDV
- a CDS encoding DUF2109 family protein, whose translation is MIAVAVTAVIAVYAVIRIIAEKETLRKFTYLNVMNFAIAATIPLLIADPLALIAAIAYFVGSTLESNAIASAYALRRDGK
- a CDS encoding hydrogenase large subunit, which produces MKKIVDVSLPIGPVHPVFKEPARIKCETMGERVLSAEVELGYVKKGIEKIMCGRPWQEVMFLAERICGICSVIHNMVFIETVERVSAIEPSPRAAYLRVIANELDRMQSHILANYSYCYTIEHETLAMYLLNIRETVMDQIELLTGARVTCAYIIPGGVRFDFRPEEVAKLRAALLKIESDVKRFQGMFANGRMISLRSKSVGILTPEEARIAHAVGPTARASGLRIDERLNHPTYKLLDFEPIVRDECDNYARVMIRFQEVMQSIAIIRRCLDELPGGLIRNGGEVGAGSFVWKGEAPRGELTYDLKTDEFGRIIEIAIMTPSIMNIEACGHYMLKGIDSAADITATFISSDPCIACNER
- a CDS encoding membrane protein: MYNLPSPQIEGDALAHIPFGDIVYYISPYTLVLFIFALVFTCLAILSKPEKQVDIAFGGDAFYTKVIPEKQVRFQRFMAISCGLAAMAGVTTGDIFNFTLLTAMVGICNIGIVASVKNKHVLDNAYEYGILAMIATLPLFGGAAIILATTGTLSMWELFTAAVTVPVIAKGLLVIGVIGEGMAPVYVAKAEITRAPGAPYVLMIHVSSLLMFLRVIEIIISM
- a CDS encoding Sjogren's syndrome/scleroderma autoantigen 1 family protein, which codes for MVKHKCGYEEDMRCKRCGTPLIENKGGLYCPHCGRQVTVICPGCGKPWL
- a CDS encoding response regulator transcription factor, whose protein sequence is MALILIVDDSQFQRTTISSILKKSGHEVIPAKGGVEGIELAIEKKPDLIILDLLMPEFDGFEVLKELKRKSVDIPVLIASADIQDTSHDLCMELGAADFINKPINHDKLTTAINRILGSRD
- a CDS encoding EhaD family protein, with protein sequence MIWYLQLIFGLMAIGGATVAAIWKNPFDKLIAIGIIGAGIMPFLAEKGYLDVVILVSLIIPVSTIILLRIVRGDES
- a CDS encoding type II toxin-antitoxin system RelE family toxin, which produces MNTESISMEDMKKEIDTIKEEIFRIRIGDYRVLHEVDFGVEIIGRIKIGKRSNVY
- a CDS encoding DUF1959 family protein; the protein is MTDFIYEKDLTNMKLKILSSPFHTRMVDELSKKYGISRSALMKTMIENLDMSLLENLPARYNAWKSDVNDSELDREIGAMLFVNYIPLLSEGDAESVLDKAKTEMDSGVTREAAVSNGIKEMSGMIRR
- a CDS encoding DUF1922 domain-containing protein codes for the protein MYLIIRCPGCLSFTYVDKYQKWKLCPVCSETINPGKVQVYLDVETPSEAEIITRQLQKYLKEKRKKDLDEEEIQQIREEYAGWVRSHPPV
- a CDS encoding NADH-quinone oxidoreductase subunit B family protein; amino-acid sequence: MSIIQKLKNKVRSKSIHVSYVNVGSCNGCDIEILACLSPRYDLEQYGIYVHNNPREADVLLITGALCEQWDDKLVSLWEKIPEPKAAITIGNCPVSGCVFNRRGSYVNPPVSKHIPIAASIPGCPPRPSEIVSTILSIAPEVFKDFEEKGKKEKRKEKKK
- a CDS encoding EhaE family protein — translated: MGGLSAAFPNPKTYVNRIINIEVASFGLLLVMLVYDETIALLTFIAVTAITTFVLVRVIERREAA
- a CDS encoding sensor histidine kinase, whose protein sequence is MITNINEREEELALYDSLPVGICVINPEFQVLFWNRCLENWSGIKKDRIKGTDLRDKCEKLNNKHFQKRFELIFNGGPPDSFSSQLHKYLIPSKLHNGNMRIQHTTVVASKTDSPGKYNAIIICEDVSNLINEVQAFRHMKDTAIMELNERIKAENTLKIVNNKLNLMNSITRHDILNQLTVAIMSLNLLGIEDLIPADSKEYKSFKRIESALENIKQQINFTKDYQDMGVESPGWYDIGRIVERTGRAAFRDLAVTNELTGYEIYADPLFEKVIYTLFDNAVRHGKKVTGIYFSASEDNEGNLNIICKDNGIGIPEAEKEKIFDRGYGKNTGLGLFLSREILSITGISITEDGVYGEGARFLITVQKEMYRTAESL
- a CDS encoding respiratory chain complex I subunit 1 family protein — its product is MIWFLLYLLLAVFIGLLYHGIHRKVIARIQTRPGPPIWQEFLHLLKFSFKQTWIPKTASQLMFVAIIVVVIAIWVGGLYVLLTGGSLMILFAIFLLHKITEHGLGLSSGSPYGKFGAIRSVISAASEIPLFATVGAIYMITGSLMISDITAYEAANGPLIIPAFPMAIAMYVIVLSKLPYNPFGIIEAKEIVSGNKTEHFGVWRAGLETGFSIKTFVLLATFVTIFIGALPLWLMLIAMLVLMLTMSFICALTPMLSPYDAVTIQALIIAFVVIYVVITGVIL
- a CDS encoding type II toxin-antitoxin system HicB family antitoxin; amino-acid sequence: MFRFLIVIEKGDGNYSAYSPDLPGCAATGKTREEAEKNMHEAIAFHIDGLKEDGLPIPEGKFSASWVLV